Proteins encoded together in one Microplitis mediator isolate UGA2020A chromosome 7, iyMicMedi2.1, whole genome shotgun sequence window:
- the LOC130670880 gene encoding 28S ribosomal protein S21, mitochondrial, producing MRHASFIARTVLIKDNNIEGPFRLLNRILGREGILDQFRRTRYYEKPTQVRRRVNYERCKSLYDEDMNRKIQFLLRSNRVDPYPGCH from the coding sequence atgaGGCACGCTAGCTTTATCGCACGTACCGTTTTGATAAAGGACAACAACATTGAAGGTCCATTCCGGCTTCTGAACAGAATATTGGGTCGGGAAGGAATCTTGGATCAGTTTCGAAGAACTAGGTACTACGAAAAACCAACTCAAGTAAGACGAAGAGTTAATTATGAAAGATGTAAATCACTTTACGATGAAGACATGAacagaaaaattcaatttttactgaGATCAAATCGAGTCGATCCTTACCCGGGATGtcattaa